One genomic region from Clostridium saccharobutylicum DSM 13864 encodes:
- the priA gene encoding primosomal protein N', whose amino-acid sequence MYAEVIINSDALEVDRPFTYEIPYELLQNISIGFRVKVPFGMRNKPVEGFIFSIIDDRDIEIKYKVKKILDVCDQDAMLTEDDISIIKFLRKKYLCKFIDAIRLMIPVGIMKGSTSKKKKVVGINRKVTNDELEKENYIKLYEFIMNNNGIYTKAEITKNKNFSIYSLNKLIDKGILKVEEQIVFRYNTRKYESDEKKLLTEEQENCLRTILNDNARKYLVKGVTGSGKTEVYLRLVQETLNESKSAIVLVPEISLTPQMIERFKARFGEDVALFHSRLCDGERFDEWYRVKQGKAKLVIGARSALFLPLQNLGLIIIDEEHENTYKSDHNPKYHTREVSEFICELKQCKLVLGSATPSIESYYKALIGEYKLIEMKHRVNGGKMPHMEIVDMREELKNKNLSLFSRKLSQGIEEILKNKKQAILFLNRRGYSTFISCRSCGYVFKCPECDVSMTYHKNGYLICHYCGRAEKVTNTCPKCKSKYVKFFGAGTERVEQEVKKYFPKARVLRMDVDTTRHKNSHESIYNSFKNGEADILIGTQMVSKGLDFKNVTLVGVLAADMSLNLPDYRAAERTYQIITQVAGRAGRGKDEGRVIVQSYTPNHYSLKYAKEENYEGLFKEEISIRRLMENPPFGKILLINVSSKFEEKLKKFMYTLEENLKKLIVDSNNLQCNGVSLFGPVPCIITKLKDNYRWQVIIKGHFNDEFSEKVKDTLYQLNKSVYNEIRVSIDINPNNMM is encoded by the coding sequence ATGTATGCTGAAGTAATTATAAATAGTGATGCATTAGAAGTAGATAGGCCTTTTACATATGAAATCCCTTATGAATTATTACAAAATATAAGTATCGGGTTTAGAGTTAAGGTACCATTTGGAATGAGAAATAAACCTGTTGAGGGCTTTATATTTTCAATAATAGATGATAGAGATATAGAGATAAAGTATAAAGTGAAAAAAATTTTAGATGTATGTGACCAAGACGCAATGTTAACTGAGGATGATATATCTATAATTAAGTTTTTGAGAAAAAAATATCTTTGTAAATTTATTGATGCTATAAGACTTATGATTCCAGTTGGAATTATGAAAGGTTCAACTAGTAAAAAGAAAAAGGTTGTTGGGATTAATAGAAAAGTTACTAATGATGAACTTGAAAAGGAAAATTATATAAAATTATATGAATTTATAATGAATAACAATGGCATTTATACTAAAGCTGAAATTACAAAAAACAAGAATTTTTCTATATATTCATTAAACAAATTAATTGATAAAGGAATTTTGAAGGTTGAAGAACAAATAGTGTTTCGATACAATACACGAAAATATGAAAGTGATGAAAAAAAATTATTAACTGAAGAGCAGGAAAATTGTCTACGTACAATTCTAAATGATAATGCACGAAAATATTTAGTAAAAGGAGTAACTGGCTCTGGAAAAACTGAAGTATATCTTAGGTTAGTTCAAGAAACATTAAACGAAAGTAAAAGTGCAATTGTATTGGTACCAGAAATTTCATTGACACCACAAATGATTGAAAGATTTAAAGCAAGATTTGGAGAGGATGTAGCTTTATTTCATAGCAGACTGTGTGATGGTGAAAGGTTTGATGAATGGTATAGGGTTAAACAGGGGAAAGCTAAACTCGTAATAGGGGCCAGAAGTGCATTATTTTTGCCACTTCAAAATCTTGGACTTATTATAATTGACGAAGAACATGAAAATACATATAAGTCAGATCATAATCCTAAATATCACACTAGAGAAGTAAGCGAATTTATATGTGAACTTAAGCAGTGTAAATTAGTTCTAGGTTCAGCGACTCCAAGTATTGAGAGTTATTATAAAGCTCTTATAGGAGAATATAAATTAATAGAAATGAAACACAGAGTTAATGGTGGGAAAATGCCTCATATGGAAATAGTAGATATGAGAGAAGAACTAAAAAATAAAAATCTATCATTATTTAGTAGAAAACTTTCACAAGGAATTGAAGAGATTCTGAAAAATAAAAAGCAGGCTATCTTATTTTTAAATAGGAGAGGGTACTCAACTTTTATATCGTGTAGAAGCTGTGGTTATGTGTTCAAATGTCCAGAATGTGATGTTTCAATGACATATCACAAAAATGGATATTTAATATGTCATTATTGTGGTCGAGCAGAAAAAGTTACTAATACATGCCCAAAGTGTAAAAGTAAATACGTAAAATTTTTTGGAGCGGGAACAGAGAGAGTTGAGCAGGAAGTAAAGAAATACTTTCCAAAGGCAAGAGTTCTTAGAATGGATGTAGACACTACAAGACATAAAAATTCACATGAATCTATTTACAATTCATTTAAAAATGGAGAAGCGGATATTTTAATAGGAACTCAAATGGTATCAAAAGGTTTGGATTTTAAAAACGTAACTTTAGTAGGAGTGCTTGCGGCAGATATGTCTCTAAATCTACCTGATTATAGAGCGGCGGAGAGAACATATCAAATAATAACTCAAGTTGCAGGAAGAGCAGGTAGAGGAAAAGATGAGGGGAGGGTAATAGTTCAAAGTTACACTCCAAATCACTATAGTTTAAAATATGCAAAAGAAGAAAACTACGAAGGATTATTTAAGGAAGAAATAAGTATTAGAAGGTTGATGGAAAATCCTCCTTTTGGTAAAATATTATTGATTAATGTTTCATCGAAATTTGAGGAAAAACTAAAGAAATTCATGTATACTTTAGAAGAGAATTTGAAAAAATTAATAGTAGATTCAAATAATTTACAATGTAATGGAGTTTCGCTTTTTGGACCAGTACCTTGCATTATTACCAAATTAAAGGATAACTATAGATGGCAAGTGATAATAAAAGGTCATTTTAATGATGAGTTTAGCGAAAAAGTGAAAGATACACTTTATCAATTAAATAAGAGTGTATATAATGAAATAAGGGTTAGTATTGACATTAATCCGAATAATATGATGTAG
- the def gene encoding peptide deformylase has translation MALRNIRKYGDAILRKKCREVDEIDKRLLTLIEDMKETMYDADGVGLAAPQVGILKRLFVIDIGEGPLVFINPEILETDGTQTDEEGCLSLPGESEEVVRPNYVKATALNEKGEKFEIEAEELLARAILHENDHLNGTLFIDRVKR, from the coding sequence ATGGCATTAAGAAATATAAGAAAATATGGAGATGCAATATTAAGAAAAAAATGTAGAGAAGTTGATGAAATAGATAAAAGATTATTAACTTTAATTGAGGATATGAAAGAAACTATGTATGATGCAGATGGAGTTGGTCTTGCAGCACCACAAGTTGGAATATTAAAGAGATTATTTGTTATAGATATTGGAGAAGGTCCACTAGTATTTATAAATCCTGAAATTCTAGAAACTGATGGAACACAAACAGATGAAGAAGGTTGCTTAAGTTTACCAGGAGAAAGCGAAGAAGTTGTTAGACCTAATTATGTTAAAGCTACAGCTTTGAATGAAAAGGGAGAAAAATTTGAAATAGAAGCTGAAGAACTTTTGGCAAGAGCTATTTTACATGAAAATGATCATTTAAACGGGACTTTATTTATAGACAGAGTAAAAAGATAA
- the fmt gene encoding methionyl-tRNA formyltransferase has protein sequence MNIVFMGTPEFAVPSLKKLIEKYDVTAILTQPDKPKGRGKKMAYSAIKEEGLKHEIPVYQPIKLKDDSELIAKLKELKPDFIIVVAFGQILTKEVLDIPKYGCINLHASLLPMYRGAAPLNWAIINGEKVSGNTTMLMDIGLDTGDMLLKDQINIPENMTSGELHDILMVRGADLLVKSIEGIVNNTIKPEKQTDETFYAKMLNKEIASICWNKTSKEIHNLVRGLNPWPIAYTQYKGERMKIYETEVLNEKIIKEPGTILDVSKDGIKVACNDSVLMIKKVQFPNGKPLTIEQYINGHEIEKNIILG, from the coding sequence ATGAACATAGTATTTATGGGTACTCCTGAATTTGCAGTTCCGTCATTAAAGAAATTAATTGAAAAATATGATGTTACGGCAATATTAACTCAACCTGATAAGCCAAAGGGAAGAGGAAAGAAAATGGCTTATTCAGCAATTAAAGAGGAAGGGTTAAAGCATGAAATTCCAGTATATCAACCTATAAAGCTTAAAGATGATAGTGAATTAATTGCAAAGTTAAAAGAATTAAAACCAGATTTTATAATTGTAGTTGCGTTTGGTCAAATATTAACTAAAGAAGTGTTAGATATACCAAAGTACGGATGTATAAATCTGCATGCTTCATTATTACCAATGTATAGGGGAGCAGCTCCTTTGAATTGGGCTATAATTAATGGCGAAAAAGTATCAGGAAATACAACAATGCTTATGGATATAGGTTTAGATACTGGAGATATGCTTCTTAAGGATCAAATAAATATTCCGGAAAATATGACATCTGGAGAATTACATGATATTCTAATGGTAAGAGGCGCAGATTTATTAGTTAAAAGCATAGAAGGAATTGTAAATAATACAATAAAACCTGAAAAACAAACAGATGAAACTTTTTATGCAAAAATGCTAAATAAAGAAATTGCTAGTATATGCTGGAATAAGACTTCAAAAGAAATTCACAATTTAGTAAGAGGTTTAAATCCTTGGCCTATTGCTTATACACAATATAAAGGTGAAAGAATGAAAATATATGAAACGGAAGTTTTGAATGAAAAAATCATAAAAGAACCTGGAACAATTTTAGATGTTAGTAAGGATGGAATCAAGGTTGCATGTAATGATAGTGTACTTATGATAAAGAAAGTACAATTCCCTAATGGCAAACCACTAACTATAGAACAATATATTAATGGTCATGAAATAGAGAAGAATATAATTTTAGGATAA
- a CDS encoding zinc metallopeptidase — protein sequence MPLYSIFDPTMIILIPAIIISFWAQTKVNSNYEKYSKVRIVNGYTGQQIARMMLDEAGLWDVRIEVINSKLGDHYDPSSKILRLSPEVYSGSTISSAGIAAHEVGHAIQHKEEYKPLTIRNSIVPVVNLGSSLSWILFFLGIFLGFKGLTTLGILLFSLVVIFQLITLPVEFDASTRALSILKSRGILYGDETRGAEKVLNAAAMTYVAATLMAVSQLIRLIAISNKDD from the coding sequence ATGCCTTTATATTCAATTTTTGATCCTACAATGATAATATTAATTCCAGCAATTATAATTTCATTTTGGGCACAAACTAAAGTTAATTCAAATTACGAAAAATATAGTAAAGTTAGAATTGTTAATGGTTATACAGGACAGCAAATTGCAAGAATGATGTTAGATGAAGCTGGACTTTGGGATGTTAGAATAGAAGTTATAAATAGTAAACTTGGAGATCATTATGATCCTTCGAGTAAAATATTAAGATTATCTCCAGAGGTATACTCTGGATCAACAATATCTTCAGCAGGAATAGCAGCACATGAAGTAGGGCATGCAATTCAGCATAAAGAAGAATACAAACCATTAACTATTAGAAATTCAATAGTTCCAGTTGTAAATTTAGGCTCAAGTTTATCTTGGATATTGTTCTTTTTAGGAATATTTTTAGGATTTAAAGGATTAACTACTTTGGGAATACTTTTATTTTCACTTGTAGTAATATTTCAACTAATTACATTACCAGTTGAATTTGATGCATCCACTAGAGCTTTAAGTATTTTAAAGTCTAGAGGAATATTATATGGAGATGAAACTAGAGGCGCAGAAAAAGTTTTAAATGCTGCAGCAATGACTTATGTAGCAGCAACATTAATGGCAGTCTCACAACTAATAAGATTAATTGCTATTAGCAATAAAGATGATTAA
- the rsmB gene encoding 16S rRNA (cytosine(967)-C(5))-methyltransferase RsmB: MNCRKLAVKILNRVLNEGGYSNIVLSKELNEVELSDKDKALLTEIVYGVLRRKKTLDIIIANFIKDINLMNKNILNILRVAIYQMNFLDKIPSYAACNEAVEEAKEISESDSKLVNGILRSFTKNPDDINVPGNKIDEYAYKFSFEPWMIRLLIKQYGENVAKKIMTGLNQIPTVSIRVNELKSNYDDVYDELEEMEYNIEDGSVCPEAICIKGGKSIENNPLFKEGKITVQDESAMLIAPLLELEEGMQVIDLCSAPGGKTTHISEILQNTGKVLAFDVHESKLGLIKDNCDRLGITNVEVNINDATKLNADLISCSDRVLIDVPCSGIGIIRKKPEIKWNKKRTDLRQIIPIQRDIMENAWQYLKRGGIMVYSTCTLNKEENEENIEWFLNKYKDCEIKKVFVGKQDNLVYNKDGSLTIMPNERMDGFFVAKLQKK; encoded by the coding sequence ATGAATTGTAGAAAATTAGCAGTAAAAATATTAAACAGAGTTTTAAATGAAGGTGGATATTCGAATATAGTTCTTTCGAAGGAGTTAAATGAAGTAGAATTATCGGATAAGGATAAGGCTTTACTTACTGAAATTGTATATGGAGTGTTAAGAAGAAAAAAAACATTAGACATAATTATTGCAAATTTCATTAAAGATATTAATTTAATGAATAAAAATATTTTAAATATTTTAAGAGTAGCAATATATCAAATGAACTTTTTGGATAAGATCCCAAGTTACGCAGCTTGCAATGAAGCAGTTGAGGAAGCTAAGGAAATATCTGAAAGTGATTCTAAATTAGTAAATGGAATACTTAGAAGTTTTACTAAAAATCCTGATGACATTAATGTCCCAGGAAATAAAATTGATGAATATGCATATAAATTTTCGTTTGAACCTTGGATGATAAGACTTTTAATAAAACAATACGGAGAGAATGTTGCAAAAAAAATAATGACTGGATTAAATCAGATTCCTACAGTTAGTATTAGAGTTAATGAACTTAAATCTAATTATGATGATGTTTATGATGAGCTTGAGGAAATGGAATATAATATCGAAGATGGTTCTGTTTGCCCAGAAGCAATTTGTATAAAAGGTGGTAAGTCTATAGAAAATAATCCTTTGTTTAAAGAAGGAAAAATTACAGTTCAAGACGAAAGTGCAATGCTTATAGCACCTTTATTGGAATTAGAAGAGGGAATGCAGGTTATAGATTTATGTAGTGCTCCAGGTGGAAAAACTACACATATTTCAGAGATACTTCAAAATACAGGTAAAGTACTAGCGTTTGATGTACATGAATCTAAGCTTGGATTAATAAAAGATAATTGTGATAGACTTGGAATTACTAATGTTGAAGTCAATATTAATGATGCTACTAAGCTGAATGCAGATTTAATTTCATGTAGTGATAGGGTGTTAATAGATGTTCCTTGTTCTGGGATTGGTATAATAAGGAAAAAACCTGAAATAAAATGGAATAAGAAAAGAACAGATTTAAGACAAATAATACCAATTCAAAGAGATATAATGGAGAACGCTTGGCAATATTTAAAGCGTGGTGGAATTATGGTTTATTCAACTTGTACATTAAATAAGGAAGAAAATGAAGAAAATATAGAATGGTTCTTAAATAAATATAAAGATTGTGAAATTAAGAAAGTATTTGTTGGTAAGCAAGATAACCTAGTATACAATAAGGATGGTTCTCTAACTATTATGCCTAATGAAAGAATGGATGGATTCTTTGTGGCTAAATTACAAAAAAAATAA
- the rlmN gene encoding 23S rRNA (adenine(2503)-C(2))-methyltransferase RlmN produces the protein MNNLLDYTLEELKVWMKENNENAFRAKQILSWIYKGINDFNGMKNIPKSLITKLEENFTISLPNIIEVYKSEIDGTEKFLLGFEDGNLIESVLMRYKHGNSICISTQVGCRMGCKFCASTINGRVRNLSSGEILSEVLVVQNYINERISNIVLMGSGEPLDNYDNVVKFLEIVSADYGLNIGQRHITLSTCGIVPKIYELADKEFSTTLAISLHAFSDEKRKEIMPIANKYTIDEILKSCKYYISKTNRRITFEYALVKDVNDTKEDAKSLGKLLKGMLCHVNLIPVNEIKENTFKRSTKKSIDNFAEILKSYGIEVTTRREMGSDINAACGQLRRSYINTHEIGGE, from the coding sequence ATGAATAATTTATTAGATTATACATTAGAAGAACTTAAGGTTTGGATGAAAGAGAATAATGAAAATGCATTTAGAGCAAAACAAATATTATCATGGATTTATAAAGGGATTAATGACTTCAATGGTATGAAAAACATACCTAAGTCATTAATCACAAAGTTAGAAGAAAATTTTACTATTAGTTTGCCTAATATAATAGAAGTTTACAAATCAGAGATAGATGGAACAGAAAAGTTCTTGTTAGGATTTGAAGATGGAAATTTAATTGAAAGTGTACTTATGAGATATAAACATGGAAATTCTATATGTATATCAACTCAAGTTGGTTGTAGAATGGGGTGTAAATTCTGTGCATCTACTATTAATGGTAGAGTGAGAAATTTATCAAGTGGGGAAATTTTATCAGAAGTTCTTGTGGTACAAAATTATATTAATGAGAGAATTTCAAATATTGTACTTATGGGAAGCGGAGAGCCTTTAGATAATTATGATAATGTTGTGAAATTTTTAGAAATAGTTTCAGCAGATTATGGACTAAATATTGGGCAAAGGCATATAACATTATCTACATGTGGAATTGTACCTAAGATATATGAGTTGGCAGATAAAGAGTTTAGTACGACACTTGCAATTTCTTTGCATGCATTTAGTGATGAGAAGAGAAAAGAGATTATGCCTATAGCTAATAAATACACTATTGATGAAATATTGAAATCATGTAAGTATTATATAAGCAAAACTAATAGGCGAATTACATTTGAATATGCATTAGTAAAAGATGTGAATGATACTAAAGAAGATGCAAAATCATTAGGTAAATTATTAAAGGGAATGCTTTGTCATGTCAATTTGATACCTGTAAATGAGATAAAGGAAAATACTTTTAAAAGATCTACAAAGAAGTCTATAGATAATTTCGCAGAGATATTGAAAAGTTATGGAATAGAAGTTACTACTAGAAGAGAAATGGGAAGTGACATTAATGCAGCATGTGGACAACTTAGAAGAAGTTACATAAATACCCATGAGATAGGGGGAGAATGA
- a CDS encoding Stp1/IreP family PP2C-type Ser/Thr phosphatase gives MVGLVSDVGLKRTLNQDFASYLENENFKIYVVADGMGGHNAGEVASKMAAEQIVNYISEKFSFDRMEDLIVEAIKEANRNVFDFSKTNSNLNGMGTTVTACFITREFIQVANVGDSACFAIKNGEIKKITKDHSLVQELVDSGSITESEAVNHPKKNIITRALGTFDKVSVDVFPLRNGEYDLYMLCSDGLTNELTMDEILDVIKTEQNYMDVANKLVYLAKEKGGRDNITVLLFGGEM, from the coding sequence ATGGTAGGCTTAGTTAGTGATGTGGGATTAAAACGTACATTGAATCAAGATTTTGCTTCTTATTTAGAAAATGAAAATTTTAAAATATATGTAGTAGCAGATGGCATGGGTGGACATAATGCAGGAGAAGTTGCTAGTAAAATGGCTGCTGAGCAAATTGTTAACTATATAAGTGAAAAATTTTCTTTTGATAGAATGGAAGATTTAATTGTAGAAGCAATTAAAGAGGCTAATAGAAATGTATTTGATTTTTCTAAAACAAATTCAAATTTAAATGGCATGGGAACTACAGTTACAGCTTGCTTCATAACACGAGAATTTATTCAAGTTGCTAATGTAGGGGATAGTGCCTGCTTTGCTATAAAAAATGGTGAAATAAAAAAAATCACTAAAGATCATTCTTTAGTTCAAGAACTTGTGGATAGTGGAAGTATAACAGAAAGTGAAGCTGTTAATCACCCAAAGAAAAATATTATTACGAGAGCATTGGGGACATTTGATAAGGTTAGTGTAGATGTTTTTCCATTAAGAAATGGTGAGTATGATTTATATATGTTATGTTCAGATGGATTAACTAATGAGTTAACAATGGATGAGATTTTAGATGTTATTAAAACCGAACAAAATTATATGGATGTGGCTAATAAGTTAGTGTATTTAGCAAAAGAAAAAGGTGGCAGGGATAATATCACAGTATTGTTGTTTGGAGGAGAGATGTAG
- the pknB gene encoding Stk1 family PASTA domain-containing Ser/Thr kinase, producing the protein MNGIILGSRYELLEKIGEGGMSEVFKARDNKLNRFVAAKILKKEFGDNIDIVEKFKGEATAIATLSDNNIVNILDVGTQDDINYIVMEYVKGNTLKDIIKQTGKMNYETAISNAIQIARALDCAHRNKIIHRDVKPQNILVTEDGSMKVTDFGIAKSSTSSTITNTSTIMGSAHYLSPEQAKGSFIDCRTDLYSLGVVLYEMVTGTLPFQADTAVTIALKHLQENVVPPKNLNSKIPDSLNILILKAMEKEPSKRYQTAKEMIADLQKIKDNPNARIDAIDDDDEHTIIMSAVTEEMSKQKEAENKLANDDDDDYYYDDDEFEEEEKSKSKSNKSKIIKIAIGVAAGILLIILGVAAFKAIGSSGGKEVEVPNVIGQNVDDAKKQLESVKLVLVVASTEDSDKPEGTIIKSNIDAGTKVKENTEIRVIVSGGAAKLKMPDLTDYDLDKAKDILASFSLKIDSTSYEYSDAPRGQIIRQNPQKDEQVSSDTKISVVVSKGPQQVRQKSNSSELDDSNKKEIKESDSNKKESQSQNQMASPSTDNNKSTPANDGNAADNSSGNSSSSNGSGNPKTNNPTTQKSSQGNQSSGSSSSSSGTSSNAPQGQQADVSGGLSQKTSNNN; encoded by the coding sequence ATGAATGGAATTATACTTGGTAGCAGGTATGAGCTATTAGAAAAAATTGGCGAAGGTGGAATGTCAGAAGTATTTAAAGCAAGAGACAATAAATTAAATAGATTTGTTGCAGCGAAAATTCTAAAAAAAGAATTTGGTGATAATATTGACATCGTTGAAAAGTTTAAAGGAGAAGCAACTGCCATTGCAACTCTATCTGACAACAATATAGTGAACATATTAGATGTAGGAACACAAGATGATATAAATTATATTGTAATGGAATATGTCAAAGGTAATACGTTAAAAGATATTATTAAGCAAACTGGGAAAATGAATTATGAAACGGCTATATCCAATGCTATTCAAATCGCAAGAGCTTTAGATTGTGCGCATAGAAATAAGATAATTCATAGAGATGTTAAGCCTCAAAATATTTTAGTGACAGAAGATGGATCAATGAAGGTGACTGATTTTGGTATAGCTAAATCATCTACTTCGTCAACTATTACAAATACAAGTACAATAATGGGATCAGCTCATTATCTTTCACCAGAACAAGCAAAAGGAAGTTTTATTGATTGCAGAACCGATTTATATTCGTTAGGCGTTGTATTATATGAAATGGTTACAGGAACACTTCCTTTTCAAGCAGATACTGCTGTAACTATTGCATTGAAACATCTTCAAGAGAATGTTGTTCCTCCTAAAAATCTTAATTCTAAGATTCCAGATAGTTTAAATATTTTAATTTTAAAAGCTATGGAAAAGGAGCCTAGCAAGAGATATCAAACTGCTAAAGAAATGATTGCAGATCTTCAGAAAATTAAGGATAATCCAAATGCACGAATAGATGCAATAGATGATGATGATGAGCATACTATCATAATGTCAGCTGTAACTGAAGAAATGTCGAAGCAAAAAGAAGCTGAGAATAAATTAGCTAATGATGATGATGACGATTATTATTATGATGATGATGAGTTCGAAGAGGAAGAAAAATCAAAATCAAAATCAAATAAGAGTAAGATTATTAAAATAGCAATAGGAGTTGCAGCTGGAATACTTTTAATTATTTTAGGAGTTGCAGCATTTAAAGCAATAGGATCTTCTGGTGGTAAAGAAGTTGAAGTGCCAAATGTAATAGGTCAAAATGTAGACGATGCTAAGAAGCAATTAGAAAGTGTTAAATTGGTTTTAGTTGTTGCAAGTACAGAAGATAGCGATAAACCGGAAGGTACAATTATTAAATCTAATATTGATGCAGGAACTAAGGTTAAAGAGAATACTGAGATTAGAGTAATTGTAAGTGGTGGAGCAGCAAAACTTAAAATGCCTGATTTAACTGACTATGATCTAGATAAAGCAAAAGATATTTTGGCTTCGTTTAGCTTAAAAATTGATAGCACTAGTTATGAATATAGTGATGCACCTAGAGGTCAAATAATTAGACAAAATCCACAAAAGGATGAACAAGTATCTTCTGATACTAAGATATCAGTTGTTGTTAGTAAAGGACCACAACAGGTGAGACAAAAATCCAATTCATCTGAATTAGATGATTCCAATAAGAAGGAAATAAAAGAATCAGATTCTAATAAGAAGGAAAGTCAAAGTCAGAATCAAATGGCTAGTCCATCAACAGACAATAATAAAAGTACTCCTGCTAATGATGGTAATGCTGCCGACAATAGTAGTGGTAATAGCAGTAGTAGTAATGGTAGCGGAAATCCTAAGACAAATAATCCTACTACACAAAAATCATCACAAGGTAATCAAAGTTCAGGATCTAGCAGCTCTAGTTCAGGAACTTCTAGTAATGCACCGCAAGGTCAACAGGCTGATGTAAGTGGTGGTTTATCACAAAAAACATCAAATAATAATTAA
- the rsgA gene encoding ribosome small subunit-dependent GTPase A, with product MNGKIVKGIGGFYYIKTENGLIECKARGKFRHKDIKPMVGDNVTIKIENGKGVIEEIHNRSSELIRPTVANVSLAFIVFAVKNPDINFDLLNKFLILCEYNNINMVVCLNKIDLVSEAEREEIRKRINDIGYEVIYINAKQGIGLERLEEKIQGNITVFCGPSGAGKSTLINKLSNKEHMETGKVSDKLGRGKHTTRHSELIDVEDGYIVDTPGFSTLEIKDLMDKDSLKYCFPEFTEYNDKCKYRGCLHYKEPKCALKEALEEGKINKYRYDFYVKTLEEIMEGEKNKW from the coding sequence ATGAATGGAAAAATAGTTAAAGGAATAGGGGGATTTTATTATATTAAGACAGAGAATGGCTTAATAGAATGTAAAGCTAGGGGTAAATTTAGACATAAGGATATAAAACCTATGGTAGGAGATAACGTTACTATTAAAATAGAAAATGGTAAGGGCGTTATTGAAGAAATACATAACAGATCATCGGAACTAATAAGACCAACAGTTGCAAATGTTTCATTAGCATTTATTGTTTTTGCAGTTAAGAATCCGGATATAAATTTCGATTTATTAAATAAGTTTTTAATTTTATGTGAGTATAATAATATTAATATGGTAGTGTGCTTGAATAAAATAGATTTAGTAAGTGAAGCTGAGCGAGAAGAAATAAGGAAAAGAATAAATGATATAGGTTACGAAGTGATTTATATAAATGCTAAACAGGGAATTGGACTAGAAAGATTAGAAGAAAAAATTCAAGGAAATATAACAGTGTTTTGTGGACCATCAGGAGCAGGTAAATCTACTTTGATTAATAAACTTTCGAATAAAGAACATATGGAAACTGGTAAAGTTAGTGACAAGTTGGGTAGAGGTAAACACACAACAAGGCATAGTGAACTTATAGATGTTGAAGATGGGTATATTGTTGATACACCAGGTTTTTCAACATTAGAAATAAAGGATTTAATGGATAAAGATTCATTGAAATATTGTTTTCCTGAATTTACCGAGTATAATGATAAGTGTAAATATAGAGGATGTCTACATTATAAAGAACCTAAGTGTGCATTAAAAGAAGCACTTGAAGAAGGTAAAATTAATAAATATCGATATGATTTTTATGTGAAGACATTAGAAGAAATAATGGAAGGGGAAAAAAATAAATGGTAA